One segment of Takifugu rubripes chromosome 5, fTakRub1.2, whole genome shotgun sequence DNA contains the following:
- the hspb9 gene encoding heat shock protein beta-9, with protein sequence MSQTTRLYSTQQRRPSSSADMMSQHAALSSFFSDEPFFSRGKLLWPLHRESVPSLKQGFFSQRAKLVDSLLKELHGGPQLFNLPLMSSTLDRLNDAKEPHTEGPNSQLQSTEGNGELLVTLDARGYAPTDITVKLEGRSLAVVAMKQAGAEESQSCSSSSSCASFSSSASSQMGFARRIDLPDHLDLSGLSCSLMDDGQLRIHAPVAKQQISDEHQVPIRYRTSLEFPISKETEEEQKD encoded by the exons ATGTCCCAAACAACACGCCTTTATTCTACCCAGCAACGCAGACCATCTTCCAGCGCCGACATGATGTCCCAGCACGCAGCTTTGAGCAGCTTCTTCAGCGATGAGCCATTCTTCAGCCGGGGGAAGCTGCTTTGGCCCCTGCATCGCGAAAGCGTCCCCTCGCTCAAGCAAGGCTTCTTCAGCCAGAGAGCCAAGCTGGTGGACAGCCTCCTGAAGGAGCTGCACGGTGGGCCTCAGCTGTTCAACCTGCCCCTCATGTCCTCCACTTTGGACAG GCTAAACGATGCAAAAGAGCCACATACAGAGGGCCCCAACTCACAGCTGCAGAGCACTGAAGGCAACGGAGAACTTCTGGTCACTCTCGACGCCCGTGGTTACGCCCCAACTGATATCACTGTCAAGCTGGAGGGGAGGAGCCTGGCAGTGGTGGCCATGAAacaggctggagcagaggagagtcagtcctgctcctcctcctcctcctgcgcctccttctcttcctctgcctcttctcAGATGGGCTTTGCTCGAAGGATTGACCTCCCTGACCACCTTGACCTCTCTGGCCTGTCCTGTTccttgatggatgatggacagctgCGCATCCACGCCCCCGTCGCCAAACAGCAAATCAGCGACGAGCACCAGGTGCCTATTCGATACAGAACCTCGCTGGAATTTCCAATTTCaaaggagacagaagaagaacaaaaagacTGA